The following are encoded in a window of Lagenorhynchus albirostris chromosome 3, mLagAlb1.1, whole genome shotgun sequence genomic DNA:
- the CACTIN gene encoding splicing factor Cactin, producing MGRDTRSRSRSAGRRGRRQRRRSGSRSRSRSCSGSHGRRNRRRRDDERRRRRRSRERRLDSDEKQWQQRRGRQSRSPPPAHRRSQDRSSQSDSGDERQRQRGRWARQWQQRPHCWSPSSSASSSASPGHSQSPRAAAAVLSQRQSLQERLRLREERKQQEELMKAFETPEEKRARRLAKKEAKERKQREKMGWGEEYMGYTNTDNPFGDNNLLGTFIWNKALEKKGISHLEEKELKERNKRIQEDNRLELQKVKQLRLEREREKAMREQELELLQREKEAEHFKTWEEQEDHFHLQQAKLRSKIRIRDGRAKPIDLLAKYISAEDDDLAVEMHEPYTFLNGLTVADMEDLLEDIQVYMELEQGKNADFWRDMTIITEDEIAKLRKLEASGKGPGERREGVNASVSSDVQSVFKGKTYSQLQVIFQGIEGKIRAGGPNLDMGYWESLLQQLRAHMARARLRERHQDVLRQKLYKLKQEQGVESEPLFPILKQEPQSPGHSLETEDPAPTPPGPSEGGATEPEAEAAAPAEGEADGEAVLMEEDLIQQSLDDYDAGKYSPRLLTAHELPLDAHVLEPDEDLQRLQLSRQQLQVTGDATESAEDIFFRRAKEGMGQDEAQFSVEMPLTGKAYLWADKYRPRKPRFFNRVHTGFEWNKYNQTHYDFDNPPPKIVQGYKFNIFYPDLIDKRSTPEYFLEACADNKDFATLRFHAGPPYEDIAFKIVNREWEYSHRHGFRCQFANGIFQLWFHFKRYRYRR from the exons ATGGGTCGCGATACACGCTCTCGCTCGCGGTCGGCTGGTCGCAGGGGCCGAAGGCAGCGGAGGCGGAGTGGGAGTCGGAGTCGGAGCCGAAGTTGTAGCGGGAGCCATGGGCGGCGAAACCGACGTCGCCGGGACGACGAGAGGCGGCGCAGGCGAAGGAGCCGGGAGCGCAG GTTGGATTCGGATGAGAAGCAGTGGCAGCAGCGGCGAGGCAGGCAGAGCCGGAGCCCCCCGCCAGCCCACCGGCGCTCCCAGGACCGCTCCTCTCAGTCCGACTCGGGTGAcgagcggcagcggcagcggggCCGATGGGCCCGCCAGTGGCAGCAGCGGCCACACTGCTGGTCCCCCAGCTCCTCCGCATCCAGCTCCGCGTCCCCGGGCCACTCCCAGAGCCctcgggcggcggcggcggtccTGAGCCAGCGGCAGAGCCTGCAGGAGCGGCTGCGCCTGCGCGAGGAGCGGAAGCAGCAGGAGGAGTTGATGAAGGCCTTCGAGACGCCCGAGGAGAAGCGGGCGCGGCGGCTGGCCAAGAAGGAGGCCAAGGAGAGGAAGCAGCGCGAGAAGATGGGCTGGGGCGAGGAGTACATGGGCTACACCAACACCGACAACCCCTTCGGGGACAACAACCTGCTGGGCACCTTCATCTGGAACAAG GCCCTGGAGAAGAAGGGGATCAGCCACCTGGAGGAGAAGGAGCTGAAGGAGCGGAACAAGAGGATCCAGGAGGACAACCGGCTGGAGCTGCAGAAG GTAAAGCAGCTGCGGCTGGAGCGCGAGCGGGAGAAGGCCATGCGGGAGCAGgagctggagctgctgcagcGCGAGAAGGAGGCGGAGCACTTCAAGACGTGGGAGGAGCAGGAGGACCACTTCCACCTGCAGCAGGCGAAGCTGCG CTCCAAGATCCGCATCCGGGATGGGCGGGCCAAGCCCATCGACCTCCTGGCCAAGTACATCAGCGCTGAGGACGACGACCTGGCTGTGGAGATGCACGAGCCCTACACCTTCCTCAACGGCCTCACGGTGGCCGACATGGAAGACCTGCTGGAGGACATCCAG GTGTACATGGAGCTCGAGCAGGGCAAGAACGCGGACTTCTGGCGGGACATGACCATCATCACAGAGGATGAGATCGCCAAGCTTCGCAAGCTGGAGGCCTCGGGCAAGGGGCCAG GTGAGCGGCGAGAGGGGGTCAACGCCTCGGTCAGTTCCGACGTGCAGTCGGTCTTCAAGGGGAAGACGTACAGCCAGCTGCAGGTCATCTTCCAGGGCATCGAGGGCAAGATACGGGCCGGGGGCCCCAACCTAGACATGGGCTACTGGGAGAGCCTGCTGCAGCAGCTGCGTGCCCACATGGCCCGTGCCAG GCTCCGCGAGCGGCACCAGGACGTGCTGCGGCAGAAGCTGTACAAGCTGAAGCAGGAGCAGGGGGTGGAGAGCGAGCCCCTGTTCCCCATCCTCAAGCAGGAGCCGCAGTCTCCGGGCCACAG CCTGGAGACTGAGGACCCGGCCCCCACCCCGCCCGGGCCCTCGGAGGGTGGCGCTACTGAGCCCGAGGCGGAAGCCGCCGCACCGGCGGAGGGCGAGGCGGACGGGGAGGCGGTGCTCATGGAGGAGGATCTGATCCAACAGAGCCTGGACGACTACGACGCCGGCAAGTACAGCCCGCGGCTGCTCACGGCCCACGAGCTGCCGCTGGACGCCCACGTGCTGGAGCCGGACGAGGACCTGCAGCGCCTGCAGCTGTCCAGGCAGCAGCTCCAGGTCACAG GCGACGCCACCGAGAGCGCGGAGGACATCTTCTTCCGACGCGCTAAGGAGGGCATGGGCCAGGACGAGGCGCAGTTCAGCGTGGAGATGCCGCTGACGGGCAAGGCCTACCTGTGGGCGGACAAGTACCGGCCGCGCAAGCCGCGCTTCTTCAACCGCGTGCACACGGGCTTCGAGTGGAACAAGTACAACCAGACGCACTACGACTTCGACAACCCGCCGCCCAAGATCGTGCAGGGCTACAAGTTCAACATCTTCTACCCCGACCTCATCGACAAGCGCTCCACGCCCGAGTACTTCCTGGAGGCCTGCGCCGACAACAAGGATTTCGCCACGCTCCGCTTCCACGCCGGGCCGCCCTACGAGGACATCGCCTTCAAGATCGTCAACCGCGAGTGGGAGTACTCGCACCGCCACGGCTTCCGCTGCCAGTTCGCCAACGGCATCTTCCAGCTCTGGTTCCACTTCAAGCGCTACCGCTACCGCCGGTGA